The segment CGACCGTGTCGGCCAGGAGGGTGTGCCCCCGGACGATGCCGACCCCGGTCTCGTCGCAGGAGGTCTCGATCCCGAGGACCAGCGGCTCGTCAGTCATGGGCCGTCGCCGTGTGCTCGCGGGCGGCGCCCGGGAGCCAGCGACACATGACCAGCGCCTCGGACCCGTCGCGGTAGTAGTGGGGGCGCACGTCGATGACGCTGAACTGCCGGGCCACGTAGAAGCCCAGGGCGGGGGCGTTGGTCACGCTCACCTCCAGCAGCATCCGCGAGGCGCCCTCGGTGTCGACGAGGAGCTCGTCGAGCAGGCGCGAGGCGAGGCCTGTGCGACGCGCGTCAGGGCGTACGCCGATCCGCAGCAGGTCGACGATGTCGCCCGCGGTCATCGTCACGGCGTAGCCGGAGAGGTCGTCGGCGACGACGAAGCGGCGCCCGAGGCCGTCGATCTCCTGGCGGATGAGCTCCTCGCTCCACGCGTCGGGTCCGAACAGCTCCTGCTCGAGGGCACGGAGCGCCGGCAGGTCGGCGAGGGTGGCGGGACGGATCACGAGACGGGCTTTCTGGGTGCGCCGGCGACCGCGTCGGGGCGGCGCAGGTAGAGGGGTTCGGGGTCCAGCAATTCTACGAGCTCGGACACGACGCCTGCTGCCAGCCAGCCGGCGCTCGGCCGGGTGGGGGCGATCAGGTGCGGGAAGGCGTCGGGGTAGAGCTCGGGCCCGGCGCCGGCGACCGGGGCGTCGGTGGCGACCTCGGCCGGACGGGTGACGACCGGTCCCTCGAGGCGGCGGCCCTCGGCGTCGTACGAGGCCAGGTAGACCTCCTTGCGCCGGGCGTCGGTGGCGACGAGGAAGCTGTCATGGGCGGTCCCGCGGCTGACGACCTCGAGCGCGACGGCGTCGAGGGAGCAGACGCCGTAGACGGGGATGTCCAGGACGAAGCCGAGGGTGCGTGCGGTCACGACCCCGACGCGGAGGCCGGTGAACGGACCGGGACCGACACCGACGGCGACGGCTGTGAGGTCCTGGCGGACGACGCCCGCCTCCTCCATGCACCGCGCGATGAGCGGCGCGAGGTGCTCCCCGTGCTTCATCGGCTGCTCGGAGGAGTGCTCGACGACCACGCGCTCGCCGTCGTGGAGCGCGACGGAGACCAGCGCGGTCGCGGTGTCGAAGGCCAGCAGCACGGCGTCGAGGCTACTGCCCGACGATCCACCGCAGCGAAACCCGGCGGGGGTCGAGCTCGTCGCCGACCGGCGCGTCACCGACGGTCCGCTCGATCACGACCTCGAGGCGCGAGTCGGCCAGGCCCTCGGCCAGGCCCGCACCCCACTCCACGACGGTCACAGCGGAGTCGAGCGAGGTGTCGAGGTCGAGGTCGTCGAGCTCGTCGAGCCCGCCGAGCCGGTAGGCGTCGACGTGGACGAGGTCGGGCCCGTCGCCCAGGGCAGGATGCACACGGGCGATCACGAACGTCGGCGAGGTGACGCCGCCGCGCACGTCGAGCCCCTCGCCGAGTCCCTGCGTGAAGGTCGTCTTCCCGGCCCCCAGCTCACCGGTGAGCACCACCAGGTCGCCGGCGACCAGGCCGGACCCGACGCGCCCACCGAGCTCGCGCATCGTCGCCGCGTCGGGGGCGTCGAAGGTCGTGCCGAGCCACCTCGCGAGCTCGACGTAGGGGCTCGTCCCGCCGGTGACGACGAAGTCGTGCGCCTCCCAGAATGCGACGGTGCCGGGCAGCTCCTCGCGTGCGACGACCCGCACCGCCGAGCGACCCGTCGCTGCTTCCACGGCCGCTTCCACCAGGGCCGAGGCCACTCCCCTGCCCTGGGCGGCGGGCGTCACGCCGA is part of the Nocardioides cavernae genome and harbors:
- the tsaE gene encoding tRNA (adenosine(37)-N6)-threonylcarbamoyltransferase complex ATPase subunit type 1 TsaE, which gives rise to MSVVVRRVGPEAAADVLAVVREAFGARPALDPPADALGEDIDSVKRLLARRGGLLAVLDGRSVGCVVLDPDPDGLVLRRFGVTPAAQGRGVASALVEAAVEAATGRSAVRVVAREELPGTVAFWEAHDFVVTGGTSPYVELARWLGTTFDAPDAATMRELGGRVGSGLVAGDLVVLTGELGAGKTTFTQGLGEGLDVRGGVTSPTFVIARVHPALGDGPDLVHVDAYRLGGLDELDDLDLDTSLDSAVTVVEWGAGLAEGLADSRLEVVIERTVGDAPVGDELDPRRVSLRWIVGQ
- a CDS encoding GNAT family N-acetyltransferase — its product is MIRPATLADLPALRALEQELFGPDAWSEELIRQEIDGLGRRFVVADDLSGYAVTMTAGDIVDLLRIGVRPDARRTGLASRLLDELLVDTEGASRMLLEVSVTNAPALGFYVARQFSVIDVRPHYYRDGSEALVMCRWLPGAAREHTATAHD
- the tsaB gene encoding tRNA (adenosine(37)-N6)-threonylcarbamoyltransferase complex dimerization subunit type 1 TsaB, encoding MLLAFDTATALVSVALHDGERVVVEHSSEQPMKHGEHLAPLIARCMEEAGVVRQDLTAVAVGVGPGPFTGLRVGVVTARTLGFVLDIPVYGVCSLDAVALEVVSRGTAHDSFLVATDARRKEVYLASYDAEGRRLEGPVVTRPAEVATDAPVAGAGPELYPDAFPHLIAPTRPSAGWLAAGVVSELVELLDPEPLYLRRPDAVAGAPRKPVS